A region of Methanocorpusculum labreanum Z DNA encodes the following proteins:
- a CDS encoding pirin family protein encodes MAEKEVIRVERLGFPFVTDNPFLFCAHHKDMYPKGERDLGPAVSLSGRNLGNDFVIKNGFRMYHGQRVPGFPVHPHRGFETITATIQGYVDHSDSLGSSGRYCNGDVQWMTAGSGCQHAEMFPLVHADRENPLELFQIWLNLPAKDKLAQPHYRMLWAEDIPVITSRDAAGKASTIRLIAGVWDGKRAPAPSPASWATDPDNHVRVLLIRMAPGAELRIPAVTSTISRNLYFYDGDKIMIGTKEIGPYSRVVLPGGEDISIHAGNARCSLLLLEGEPINEPIARYGPFVMNTPEEIQEAYRDFRQTEFGGWPWDVPDPVHDIGENRFARYVDGHVEERRSYHDPGLDD; translated from the coding sequence ATGGCAGAGAAAGAAGTTATCCGTGTTGAAAGACTCGGCTTTCCGTTCGTAACGGACAATCCGTTTCTTTTCTGTGCTCATCATAAAGATATGTACCCGAAAGGAGAACGGGACCTCGGTCCGGCCGTCTCTCTTTCCGGCAGAAACCTGGGAAACGATTTTGTCATAAAAAACGGGTTCCGCATGTATCACGGGCAGCGAGTCCCGGGCTTCCCGGTTCATCCGCACCGGGGCTTTGAGACGATCACGGCCACGATACAGGGCTATGTGGATCATTCCGATTCGCTCGGCTCTTCAGGCAGATATTGCAACGGGGATGTGCAGTGGATGACAGCCGGGAGCGGCTGCCAGCACGCGGAGATGTTCCCGCTCGTACATGCGGACCGGGAAAATCCGCTCGAACTTTTCCAGATATGGCTGAACCTTCCGGCAAAGGACAAACTTGCGCAGCCGCATTACCGGATGCTCTGGGCCGAGGACATACCCGTCATCACCTCCAGGGATGCCGCCGGAAAAGCAAGCACGATCCGACTGATTGCAGGAGTATGGGACGGGAAACGTGCCCCCGCACCCTCGCCTGCGTCCTGGGCAACCGACCCGGACAATCATGTCAGGGTTCTCCTCATCAGAATGGCCCCGGGAGCAGAACTTCGCATCCCGGCCGTTACTTCGACGATCTCTCGAAATCTCTATTTCTACGACGGCGATAAAATCATGATCGGCACAAAGGAGATCGGCCCCTACTCGCGGGTCGTACTCCCGGGAGGCGAGGATATCTCGATACATGCCGGAAATGCCCGGTGTTCCCTCCTTCTTCTGGAAGGAGAGCCGATCAATGAACCGATCGCCAGATACGGTCCGTTTGTCATGAACACGCCTGAAGAGATCCAGGAAGCCTATCGGGACTTCCGGCAGACCGAATTTGGCGGGTGGCCGTGGGATGTCCCCGACCCAGTCCATGACATCGGCGAAAACCGGTTCGCACGGTATGTGGACGGGCATGTCGAAGAGCGGCGATCGTATCACGATCCCGGGCTGGATGATTGA
- a CDS encoding MarC family protein has translation MIRQAFVATGVAGVLMLTFLIFNNLLFDLLGIELESFKVAGGIILFILGLQIVLGLEIGGSSAGHKSLESSDRIGKKSMAGVIIGTPVMCGPGTITTVMILGAQDGIILTLVAVILALFCIWLILIFSAQIKKLLGETVLVILSKIVGLLLTAIAVHTIWTGILGLIALSVA, from the coding sequence ATGATCAGGCAGGCTTTCGTGGCAACGGGCGTCGCCGGCGTTCTGATGCTGACATTTCTGATATTCAATAATCTGCTGTTCGATCTTCTCGGCATTGAACTGGAGAGTTTCAAGGTCGCTGGAGGTATCATTCTCTTTATTCTTGGTCTGCAGATCGTTCTTGGTCTGGAAATCGGCGGCTCCTCGGCAGGGCACAAAAGTCTGGAGAGCTCGGACCGGATCGGGAAAAAATCCATGGCAGGCGTCATCATCGGCACGCCGGTGATGTGCGGGCCTGGAACGATCACGACAGTGATGATCCTCGGGGCTCAGGATGGTATCATTCTGACCCTCGTTGCCGTGATCCTTGCCCTGTTTTGTATCTGGCTGATTTTGATCTTCTCGGCGCAGATCAAGAAACTGCTCGGAGAAACCGTGCTTGTGATCCTCTCAAAAATCGTAGGTCTTCTGCTTACGGCGATTGCCGTACATACGATCTGGACCGGTATCCTTGGACTGATTGCCCTTTCGGTCGCCTGA
- the tsaA gene encoding tRNA (N6-threonylcarbamoyladenosine(37)-N6)-methyltransferase TrmO → MDHLTIYTDGASRGNPGQAAAAWLILRGDEVLESDVLTLGLATNNAAEYSALNSALRRAVKFCKPKETNVEVFSDSNLMISQMTGRYAVRSADLRPLYEKAKQLASEFASVSYTHVPRENAYVGSCDWLCNNALDLLSLKSAPAQKNAPNKIECTPIGIVHSPFERQDDAPRQGIFTDKPSRITIYEKYRDGLFGLAAGDKVFILCWFDRAERDVLKVKPHGHGKGEMRGVFSTRAPVRPNPISLTLVTIISINDLVLTVKGLEALDNTPVLDIKPYYADIDS, encoded by the coding sequence ATGGACCATCTGACGATCTACACTGACGGGGCAAGCCGGGGAAACCCAGGACAGGCCGCTGCCGCGTGGCTGATTTTACGCGGAGACGAGGTCCTTGAGTCCGATGTCCTGACGCTTGGGCTTGCAACCAATAATGCGGCAGAATACTCGGCGCTGAACTCCGCTCTGCGCCGGGCCGTGAAGTTCTGCAAGCCCAAAGAGACGAACGTCGAGGTCTTTTCCGACAGCAATCTGATGATTTCCCAGATGACCGGGAGATACGCGGTAAGGTCGGCGGATCTGCGGCCCTTGTATGAAAAAGCAAAACAGCTGGCATCGGAGTTTGCCTCGGTCTCCTACACGCATGTCCCGCGGGAAAACGCCTACGTCGGGTCATGCGACTGGTTATGCAATAATGCTCTCGATCTCCTCTCCCTCAAATCCGCACCCGCCCAGAAAAATGCCCCAAATAAAATAGAATGCACCCCGATCGGCATCGTTCATTCGCCCTTCGAACGTCAGGACGACGCACCAAGACAAGGGATCTTCACCGACAAACCAAGCAGGATAACGATCTATGAGAAATACCGGGACGGACTCTTTGGGCTTGCCGCCGGTGACAAAGTCTTCATCCTCTGCTGGTTCGACCGGGCGGAACGGGACGTCCTCAAAGTAAAACCGCATGGCCACGGAAAAGGCGAGATGCGCGGCGTATTCTCGACCCGTGCTCCGGTAAGACCGAATCCGATCTCTCTTACGCTTGTTACGATCATCAGCATAAATGACCTCGTCCTCACCGTCAAAGGACTCGAAGCACTCGATAATACGCCGGTCCTCGACATCAAACCGTACTACGCGGATATCGACAGCTGA
- a CDS encoding YbhB/YbcL family Raf kinase inhibitor-like protein — translation MDTITIHVGTHGLTASSTFDGGNISPKIELLGVPKEVQYVGMIVQNKSGGENYKCIWSVWNIPSVGYIPPGYDVGPAPKFPFPAVQGVNDFGEHAWHGPSPGLGITDRLLFQVFGRTEPLIISANAKMDEVIEAFRDGKTTAHGSLEVTYQG, via the coding sequence ATGGACACTATCACCATTCATGTAGGAACCCATGGACTGACTGCGTCGAGTACCTTTGACGGAGGCAACATCTCTCCGAAGATTGAACTTCTGGGTGTACCCAAAGAGGTCCAGTATGTAGGCATGATCGTCCAGAATAAATCCGGCGGCGAGAACTACAAATGCATATGGTCGGTCTGGAACATCCCCTCAGTCGGCTACATCCCGCCGGGATACGACGTCGGCCCTGCTCCGAAGTTCCCGTTCCCTGCAGTCCAGGGGGTAAACGACTTCGGCGAGCATGCCTGGCACGGCCCGTCACCGGGTCTTGGGATCACTGACCGACTCTTATTCCAGGTGTTCGGCCGGACCGAACCCCTGATCATCTCGGCAAATGCCAAGATGGATGAAGTGATCGAAGCGTTCCGCGACGGGAAAACCACTGCCCACGGCAGTCTCGAAGTCACCTATCAGGGATAA
- a CDS encoding TATA-box-binding protein — protein sequence MSNLPEDSLKIENIVASTKVNDSLDLVALAAQIPGAEYNKQRFPGVVLRMQNPKIAALVFGSGKVVLTGAKSLENLTKGLEYLVALLKELKINILDNPTYTVQNIVTSADLGSRINLNKIAMSFNLDKIEYEPEQFPGLVYRLDDPKVVVLLFGSGKLIITGGKKTADAKKAVKKIYDDLISLKLLQIE from the coding sequence ATGTCAAACCTTCCCGAAGACTCGCTGAAGATTGAGAATATTGTTGCATCAACCAAGGTGAATGACAGTCTGGACCTTGTGGCGCTCGCCGCCCAGATTCCGGGAGCGGAATATAATAAACAGCGTTTCCCCGGAGTCGTCCTGCGCATGCAGAATCCGAAAATTGCGGCCCTGGTTTTCGGATCGGGAAAAGTCGTCCTTACCGGCGCCAAAAGCCTCGAGAATCTGACCAAAGGACTGGAATACCTGGTAGCTCTCCTAAAAGAGCTCAAGATCAACATTCTGGACAACCCGACCTACACCGTTCAAAACATCGTCACCTCGGCCGACCTTGGAAGCCGCATCAATCTCAACAAGATCGCGATGAGCTTCAATCTGGACAAGATCGAGTATGAACCCGAGCAGTTTCCGGGACTCGTCTACCGGCTCGACGATCCGAAAGTGGTCGTTCTGCTCTTTGGTTCGGGAAAACTTATCATCACCGGCGGAAAGAAAACGGCAGATGCAAAGAAAGCGGTCAAAAAGATCTACGATGATCTGATCTCTCTCAAACTTCTGCAGATAGAATAA
- a CDS encoding transcription factor S — protein sequence MMFCPTCGKLMKSKDGQLCCSKCGYTETITAENKEQMKKVAYMQENDILIVEEGADMGTKPTIAIKCPNCGHGIAEWWLRQLRSADESEVRFFRCTKCKHTWREYD from the coding sequence ATGATGTTCTGCCCAACATGCGGGAAGCTGATGAAATCAAAAGACGGACAGCTCTGCTGTTCAAAATGTGGATATACCGAAACCATCACCGCCGAAAATAAGGAGCAGATGAAAAAAGTCGCTTACATGCAGGAAAACGACATTCTGATCGTGGAAGAAGGCGCGGATATGGGAACCAAACCAACAATCGCCATCAAATGTCCAAACTGCGGTCACGGCATCGCCGAGTGGTGGCTCCGCCAGTTACGCAGTGCTGATGAATCCGAAGTAAGATTCTTCCGCTGCACGAAATGCAAACATACCTGGCGTGAATACGATTAA
- the artA gene encoding archaeosortase A produces the protein MLDTLILCTLIISLVAFLLTLIPGKYDKYTAITGWIMVELSFLFMLPDLLEEGNFFYPLLAIAGIPLVYITIKRLLIRDQHILRLTYAAAICGIVYAPFAIFTGLGNRLISIVVFCIRKVFDIISFPYIMADWNIFESVWTVPGQTYGYMDQIILGCTGITAIAILLGVIALTKTSLAQKIGLTLLVCVPIFIINIFRNVFVIMAYFGQWFPWFEEELTHPTIPGYASFFWSHNVICEGAAFLLILVIAYLLFRFSPGLISNIREILFIYRDDIRLMLGKKPRT, from the coding sequence ATGCTGGATACTCTGATACTCTGCACATTAATCATCAGTCTGGTCGCATTTCTTCTCACGCTGATTCCTGGAAAATATGACAAATATACTGCGATTACAGGATGGATCATGGTGGAACTCAGCTTCCTTTTCATGCTCCCTGATCTTCTTGAAGAGGGAAATTTTTTTTATCCGCTGCTCGCCATCGCCGGAATCCCGCTCGTATATATTACCATTAAACGTCTGCTCATCCGTGACCAGCATATCCTCAGACTCACCTATGCGGCGGCCATCTGTGGAATCGTTTATGCCCCGTTTGCCATATTCACTGGACTCGGCAACAGGCTCATCTCAATAGTGGTGTTTTGTATCCGAAAGGTGTTTGATATAATCAGTTTTCCCTACATCATGGCTGATTGGAATATCTTCGAGTCGGTATGGACCGTTCCGGGCCAGACATATGGCTACATGGATCAGATCATTCTCGGATGTACCGGAATTACGGCGATCGCGATCCTTCTGGGCGTGATAGCTCTCACCAAAACCTCTTTGGCGCAGAAAATCGGGCTTACGCTTCTGGTCTGCGTGCCGATATTTATCATCAACATCTTTAGGAACGTCTTTGTCATCATGGCCTACTTCGGGCAGTGGTTCCCCTGGTTCGAGGAGGAGCTCACCCACCCGACGATTCCTGGATATGCAAGCTTTTTCTGGTCCCACAATGTCATCTGCGAAGGAGCGGCGTTCCTTCTCATCCTCGTTATCGCCTACCTTCTCTTCCGGTTCTCGCCCGGACTGATCAGCAATATCCGTGAGATCCTCTTTATTTACCGAGACGATATCCGGTTGATGCTCGGCAAAAAGCCGCGGACATAA
- a CDS encoding HIT family protein encodes MDCPFCTDDSSLFGNDLAYVKWDLYPVSPGHVLIIPRRHVSSWFDLTADEHAAVSELIGRAREHLDKLYSPAGYNIGVNCGEAAGQTVMHAHLHLIPRYAGDVPNPRGGIRAVIRAKQDYPNLE; translated from the coding sequence ATGGACTGTCCGTTCTGTACTGATGATTCATCTTTGTTCGGGAACGATCTCGCCTATGTAAAATGGGATCTCTACCCTGTCTCGCCGGGGCACGTCCTTATTATTCCCCGCCGGCACGTCTCCTCCTGGTTTGATCTCACCGCAGACGAACATGCGGCCGTGAGTGAACTTATCGGGCGTGCCAGAGAGCATCTGGATAAACTCTACTCGCCTGCCGGATACAATATCGGCGTGAACTGCGGGGAAGCTGCCGGCCAGACGGTCATGCATGCCCATCTCCATCTTATCCCAAGATATGCGGGTGATGTACCTAATCCTCGGGGCGGAATCAGGGCCGTAATTCGGGCAAAACAGGATTATCCGAACCTGGAATGA
- a CDS encoding homocysteine biosynthesis protein gives MYKSIDEINERIRDGSVRVVSAEEMPDIVDELGVTGALKEVDVVTTGTFGAMCSSGAFLNFGHSEIPIRMEKMWLNNVEAYAGIAAVDCYIGATQESTTRNSEYGGAHVIEDLIAGKSVELHARAKGTDCYPRTSITNEFTIDELNQAIMVNPRNSYQSYNAATNMSDRAIRTYMGFLLPSHRNITYSGAGCLSPLPNDPTLSVIGSGTPIFIGGANGVVVGEGTQSSPGAGFGTLMTSGNMKDMSPDFIRAATMTGYGVTMYVGVGIPIPLLNEEIVKHTAVRDEDLKTSIVDYGTPFRDRPVIREVTYAELKSGSIEIDGEEVRCSPLSSYKKAREVAAELKNRIENGSFTMALASRPIDSQKRNKPMAEKGYVCHVNEMMVSTFVTITGQESVKEAAKRLLKGETNHLPVIDAENHLIGIVTTYDVSKAFANDAQDLTVSEIMTKNVITIAPDAPVDFAARTLQQHNIGALVVIDASRHILGMLNSYDLGDLVGGRGRR, from the coding sequence ATGTACAAATCCATCGACGAAATAAATGAACGTATTCGTGATGGAAGTGTCCGTGTGGTCAGCGCTGAAGAGATGCCGGATATCGTCGATGAACTCGGCGTTACCGGGGCACTCAAAGAAGTGGACGTGGTCACCACCGGCACTTTCGGCGCGATGTGCTCATCCGGAGCTTTTTTGAACTTCGGCCACTCGGAAATCCCAATAAGAATGGAAAAAATGTGGCTGAATAACGTCGAGGCCTATGCAGGAATAGCAGCCGTCGACTGTTATATCGGAGCAACCCAGGAGTCCACCACGAGAAACTCGGAATACGGCGGGGCCCACGTTATCGAGGACCTTATCGCCGGAAAATCCGTGGAACTCCACGCCCGGGCAAAAGGGACCGACTGCTACCCGAGAACCTCAATAACCAATGAATTTACCATAGATGAACTGAATCAGGCAATAATGGTCAACCCGAGGAACTCGTATCAATCCTATAATGCCGCGACCAATATGAGCGATCGGGCAATACGGACCTATATGGGATTCCTTCTTCCGTCTCACAGAAATATCACCTACTCGGGAGCCGGCTGTCTCTCTCCTCTTCCAAATGATCCGACCTTGTCGGTTATCGGATCCGGAACCCCGATCTTTATCGGCGGAGCGAACGGTGTCGTTGTCGGGGAAGGCACGCAGTCTTCCCCTGGAGCCGGGTTTGGAACCCTCATGACTTCCGGAAACATGAAGGATATGTCTCCCGATTTCATCCGGGCGGCAACCATGACCGGATACGGCGTGACGATGTATGTCGGTGTGGGTATCCCGATCCCTCTCTTGAATGAGGAGATCGTTAAGCACACCGCGGTCCGCGACGAGGATCTGAAGACGAGCATCGTCGATTATGGAACTCCGTTCAGGGACAGACCCGTGATCCGCGAGGTCACCTATGCCGAGCTGAAGAGCGGCTCGATCGAGATCGACGGCGAAGAGGTCCGCTGTTCTCCGCTCTCCAGTTACAAGAAGGCCCGTGAGGTCGCAGCCGAACTAAAGAACCGGATCGAAAACGGTTCTTTTACGATGGCTCTGGCCTCCCGCCCGATCGATTCCCAGAAGAGGAACAAACCGATGGCGGAGAAGGGGTATGTCTGTCATGTCAACGAGATGATGGTCTCGACCTTTGTGACCATCACGGGACAGGAGAGCGTCAAGGAGGCTGCCAAACGTCTCCTGAAAGGCGAGACGAACCATCTCCCGGTGATCGATGCGGAGAACCATTTGATTGGTATCGTGACGACCTACGATGTCTCCAAGGCCTTTGCGAACGATGCGCAGGATCTTACCGTGTCCGAGATAATGACCAAAAACGTCATCACGATCGCCCCGGACGCGCCGGTGGACTTTGCCGCACGGACCCTTCAGCAGCACAACATCGGCGCCCTTGTCGTGATCGATGCATCCAGACATATCCTCGGCATGCTCAACTCGTATGATCTCGGCGATCTTGTCGGCGGGAGGGGACGAAGATGA
- a CDS encoding 4Fe-4S binding protein: MKLMVEFDSDGVQYPNIAAAILRSGVMVNVERALIDGDEGWALLDVDDRDAGKFIAALTRKGVSIRIQKDAVSHSRTDCVDCGLCISICQKQVFSFDENWQLVVDSERCVLCGRCATYCPQRALSIQK, from the coding sequence ATGAAACTGATGGTCGAGTTCGATTCGGACGGAGTCCAGTATCCAAACATCGCCGCCGCCATCCTTCGGTCCGGCGTGATGGTGAATGTGGAACGCGCCCTTATCGACGGGGACGAGGGCTGGGCGCTGCTCGATGTCGATGACCGCGATGCGGGAAAATTCATCGCCGCCCTTACAAGAAAAGGAGTCTCGATCCGGATCCAGAAGGATGCGGTGTCCCACAGCCGTACGGACTGCGTGGACTGCGGACTGTGCATCAGCATCTGTCAAAAGCAGGTGTTCTCCTTCGATGAAAACTGGCAGCTCGTCGTCGACTCGGAGCGGTGCGTCCTCTGCGGCAGATGTGCGACCTACTGCCCCCAGCGTGCCCTGAGTATCCAGAAGTAA
- a CDS encoding UPF0280 family protein, which produces MIREKFAYRETITTILADDTSHVEAAKGGMIAARTGVEEYLLTDPFFQMSYSPVSAPADAPESVRCMAAASFEADVGPMAAVAATIGWAGVKAMQNRGAAFGLIDNGGDIVLFSNRELRVGIYAGPAPSSGKFAFLITPQTEILGICTSSATVGPSVSFGIADSVTCFSHDPAKADAWATGLCNILTPENFDKVMKKVEESSVFAVYAVIGDWIGRWGDLPEIVPAHVSYDLITKG; this is translated from the coding sequence ATGATCCGCGAGAAGTTCGCGTACCGCGAAACGATCACCACGATCCTTGCCGACGATACTTCACATGTTGAAGCGGCAAAGGGAGGGATGATCGCGGCCCGGACCGGTGTTGAAGAGTATCTTCTGACCGATCCCTTTTTTCAGATGAGTTACAGTCCGGTCTCTGCCCCGGCAGATGCGCCGGAGTCGGTCCGGTGTATGGCCGCTGCCTCGTTCGAGGCGGATGTCGGGCCTATGGCGGCTGTCGCGGCGACGATCGGCTGGGCAGGCGTCAAAGCGATGCAGAATCGGGGGGCCGCCTTTGGGTTGATTGACAACGGCGGGGATATCGTGCTGTTTTCAAATCGTGAACTGCGGGTCGGGATCTATGCAGGCCCCGCCCCTTCATCCGGGAAGTTCGCATTCCTCATCACGCCGCAGACCGAAATCCTTGGGATATGCACGTCGTCTGCGACCGTCGGGCCTTCGGTCTCGTTTGGGATCGCAGATTCGGTGACCTGTTTTTCCCATGATCCTGCAAAGGCGGATGCCTGGGCGACTGGTCTTTGTAATATCTTAACTCCGGAAAACTTTGACAAGGTCATGAAAAAAGTGGAAGAGTCCTCGGTCTTTGCCGTGTATGCGGTGATCGGCGACTGGATCGGCCGGTGGGGGGATCTGCCCGAGATCGTGCCGGCGCATGTCAGCTATGATCTGATCACGAAAGGTTAG
- a CDS encoding tRNA (cytidine(56)-2'-O)-methyltransferase: MNLKPESYILRIGHRPERDQRVTTHVGLSSRALGASGMYLAADDAKVADSITDVATRFGGTFFCENNVKWKSCINQFKKSGGKVVHLTMYGLRLQDVIADIRKEEKVMIVVGAEKVPGDLYELADYNVAVANQPHSEISALALCLDHLYEGKELDLAFPDAELEVLPTKIGKTTIKHEHDQEKP, translated from the coding sequence ATGAATCTCAAACCCGAATCCTATATCCTTAGAATAGGACACCGTCCCGAAAGGGATCAGCGTGTCACCACCCATGTCGGTTTAAGCTCCCGTGCTCTTGGGGCAAGCGGCATGTATCTGGCAGCCGACGATGCAAAGGTCGCCGACAGTATAACCGATGTCGCAACAAGGTTCGGCGGGACCTTCTTCTGCGAAAACAATGTCAAATGGAAGTCCTGCATCAATCAGTTCAAAAAGAGCGGCGGAAAAGTCGTCCACCTGACGATGTACGGTCTTAGGCTTCAGGACGTAATCGCCGATATCAGAAAGGAGGAGAAGGTCATGATCGTTGTAGGTGCGGAAAAAGTCCCGGGCGATCTGTACGAACTTGCCGACTACAATGTTGCCGTCGCAAATCAGCCCCACTCCGAGATCTCCGCCCTTGCTCTCTGTCTCGATCATCTGTATGAAGGAAAGGAGCTCGACCTCGCATTTCCCGATGCCGAACTTGAAGTCCTGCCGACGAAGATAGGGAAGACTACGATCAAACACGAACACGACCAAGAAAAACCATGA
- a CDS encoding ATP-grasp domain-containing protein: MKSVLVAGYTTRHVAASASRAGYDVYAVDHFCDQDLIWYTKDHLAFDELDELPFAVEEMMETHDIDHVVTTSGAELLEISNRLGTPAHIAERFMDKGKTQDFFEDLGAPVPKRLGPGEYPAMMKTLSGAGGWRNACVHSDAEREAWEEFADYAPCMAQEPIDGQPASVSCLGTGDAALALCANEQILRGGDSCAYAFSGSLTPCKHPLAERMMELAEQIIAESGCVGSVGVDFVLTDDEAYAIEINPRFQGTVETVETALGMNLFSLHRDACMGILPEKRPEPVCFGVRKILAAPRNITIQKEMSALRSTITDIPYPGTSFEEGEVMFSVTGSGPTREDAFSSLDKNIRDALQFIKE; encoded by the coding sequence ATGAAGAGTGTTCTCGTCGCCGGATATACGACCCGCCACGTTGCCGCCTCGGCATCCCGTGCCGGGTATGACGTCTACGCAGTAGATCATTTCTGCGACCAGGATCTGATCTGGTACACGAAGGATCATCTCGCCTTCGATGAACTGGACGAACTGCCATTTGCTGTTGAAGAGATGATGGAAACGCATGATATCGACCATGTCGTTACCACCTCCGGCGCGGAACTTCTCGAAATATCCAACCGTCTTGGAACGCCCGCACATATTGCAGAACGGTTCATGGACAAGGGAAAGACCCAGGATTTTTTCGAAGATCTCGGCGCTCCGGTCCCCAAAAGGCTTGGTCCGGGCGAGTATCCGGCGATGATGAAAACCTTATCCGGTGCGGGTGGCTGGCGGAATGCCTGTGTTCACTCCGATGCCGAACGTGAAGCCTGGGAGGAGTTTGCCGACTATGCTCCCTGCATGGCCCAGGAGCCGATCGACGGCCAGCCGGCAAGCGTTTCATGCCTTGGGACCGGCGATGCGGCCCTTGCTCTCTGTGCAAACGAGCAGATCCTTAGAGGCGGCGACTCCTGTGCCTACGCATTTTCCGGTTCGCTGACCCCGTGCAAACATCCGCTTGCCGAGCGCATGATGGAACTTGCAGAGCAGATCATCGCTGAAAGCGGCTGTGTGGGTTCGGTCGGCGTGGACTTCGTCCTGACTGATGACGAGGCCTATGCGATCGAAATAAATCCCCGGTTCCAGGGAACCGTCGAGACGGTTGAAACCGCTCTCGGCATGAATCTTTTTTCCTTACACCGTGATGCCTGTATGGGCATCCTGCCGGAAAAACGCCCCGAACCGGTGTGTTTCGGCGTAAGAAAGATCCTTGCAGCGCCCAGAAATATCACGATTCAAAAAGAAATGTCCGCTCTGCGAAGCACGATCACCGACATTCCCTACCCCGGTACATCTTTTGAGGAAGGGGAGGTAATGTTCTCCGTGACTGGTTCCGGACCGACCCGCGAGGATGCTTTCTCCTCGCTGGATAAAAATATTAGGGATGCCCTACAATTTATTAAGGAATGA